One window of the Rhodothermales bacterium genome contains the following:
- the hflB gene encoding ATP-dependent zinc metalloprotease FtsH, producing the protein MAHDDRDNIELERKDSGSGPRLPDKRPRFSLWIYLAIFLALIVHILLFINSADPNSIEYSTFLDYVEKGYVSEVVVVNDSRINGKYVDSAVQNELVKVARPRQDFLSASSADQGKIFSTVKPSDHELTQFLREHNEKAKQAGDATIQFSARQEENWFAGLLTWVFPLLLLVVLWVFLIRRMNPGSQVLSIGKNKAVLFDAMGDHRLTFKDVAGLEEAKEEVAEVVEFLRSPKKFTRLGGKLPKGVLLVGPPGTGKTLLAKAVAGEAGTPFFSLSGSDFVEMFVGVGAARVRDLFRQAKEKAPCIIFIDEIDAIGRSRGRGMMMGANDERENTLNQLLVEMDGFNTDKGVIIMAATNRPDVLDTALLRPGRFDRQVLIDKPDRLERAEIFKVHTRELILSDNVDCDHLAAQTPGFAGAEIANVCNEAALLAAREDKESIEMEDFEKAIDRVIGGLEKKNKLISPEEKEIVAYHEAGHAIAGWYLENTDPVVKVSIVPRGLAALGYAQYLPEERYLYTKEALEDRMTMAIGGRVAEEIVFGRISTGAQNDLERITKMAYAMVVDYGMSDRVGAVSFNLSGAASEGPIFDKPYSEDTARIIDEEVKRIIGSVRERARELLTEKRDKLEDMAQALLEKEVLGPKELVAILGDRPFGDYMNINGQDEAKTDDVVGSEEELAPPSDMPESGDGTQLLPEEDADSPAPA; encoded by the coding sequence ATGGCGCACGACGATCGCGATAACATAGAACTCGAGCGGAAGGACTCAGGGTCAGGCCCTCGCCTTCCCGACAAGCGTCCACGATTTTCGTTGTGGATCTACCTCGCCATCTTTCTGGCGCTCATCGTCCACATTCTGCTCTTCATCAATAGTGCAGACCCCAACTCGATCGAATACAGCACGTTTCTGGACTACGTTGAAAAGGGATACGTGTCCGAAGTGGTTGTTGTCAACGATTCACGGATCAATGGCAAATACGTCGATTCAGCGGTTCAGAACGAGCTGGTCAAGGTTGCCCGTCCTCGCCAGGATTTCCTTTCAGCGTCGTCGGCCGACCAGGGGAAGATATTCAGCACCGTCAAGCCGTCGGATCATGAACTGACGCAGTTCCTGCGTGAGCACAACGAGAAGGCCAAACAGGCCGGCGATGCCACGATTCAATTCAGTGCCCGGCAAGAAGAGAACTGGTTTGCAGGGCTTCTGACGTGGGTTTTCCCGTTGCTGCTGCTGGTCGTTCTATGGGTTTTCCTGATCCGGAGAATGAATCCCGGAAGTCAGGTTCTGAGCATCGGCAAGAACAAGGCAGTACTCTTTGACGCGATGGGCGATCATCGGCTGACATTCAAGGATGTTGCCGGGCTGGAAGAAGCGAAGGAAGAGGTGGCTGAAGTCGTTGAGTTCTTGCGCTCTCCCAAGAAGTTTACGAGGCTCGGTGGCAAGCTCCCGAAAGGGGTTTTGCTCGTTGGGCCGCCGGGAACGGGGAAAACGCTTCTCGCCAAGGCGGTGGCGGGCGAAGCGGGCACGCCGTTCTTCTCCCTGTCAGGATCAGACTTCGTTGAGATGTTTGTCGGTGTTGGCGCCGCGCGAGTGCGTGACCTGTTCCGTCAGGCAAAGGAAAAGGCGCCGTGCATCATCTTCATTGACGAGATCGACGCTATCGGGCGCTCAAGAGGACGGGGTATGATGATGGGCGCCAACGACGAACGGGAAAACACACTCAACCAGCTCCTGGTCGAGATGGACGGTTTCAACACCGACAAGGGTGTGATCATCATGGCTGCCACGAACCGTCCCGACGTGCTTGACACGGCTCTCCTGCGACCAGGCCGATTTGACCGGCAGGTCCTCATTGACAAACCCGATCGGCTGGAACGAGCAGAGATATTCAAGGTGCACACGCGCGAGCTGATTCTCTCCGATAATGTCGATTGTGATCATCTCGCGGCCCAGACACCGGGTTTTGCGGGTGCCGAGATTGCAAACGTGTGTAACGAGGCCGCGCTGCTGGCCGCCCGGGAGGACAAGGAATCGATTGAGATGGAGGACTTCGAGAAAGCCATCGATCGCGTCATCGGCGGCCTGGAAAAGAAGAACAAGTTGATCTCGCCCGAGGAGAAGGAAATCGTTGCATATCACGAGGCGGGACACGCCATAGCCGGCTGGTATCTCGAAAACACGGACCCGGTTGTGAAGGTATCAATCGTGCCGCGAGGGCTCGCCGCGCTGGGGTATGCGCAATATCTGCCCGAAGAGCGATATCTGTACACGAAAGAGGCCCTTGAGGATCGCATGACGATGGCGATCGGTGGACGAGTTGCGGAGGAGATAGTCTTCGGCCGGATTTCGACGGGGGCCCAGAACGACCTTGAGCGCATCACGAAGATGGCCTATGCCATGGTTGTCGACTACGGGATGAGCGATCGTGTTGGTGCTGTGAGTTTTAATCTTTCCGGGGCGGCCAGTGAGGGCCCGATTTTCGACAAGCCGTACTCGGAAGACACGGCGCGGATCATCGATGAAGAGGTGAAGCGCATCATCGGGAGCGTACGCGAGCGGGCCCGTGAACTGCTGACTGAGAAGCGCGACAAGCTCGAGGATATGGCCCAGGCGCTGCTTGAGAAGGAAGTGCTGGGTCCGAAAGAGCTTGTTGCCATTCTGGGCGACCGGCCTTTCGGGGACTATATGAACATCAACGGACAGGACGAAGCGAAGACCGATGATGTTGTGGGCAGTGAGGAAGAGCTGGCACCGCCGTCGGATATGCCGGAGAGCGGCGATGGCACGCAGCTGCTACCAGAAGAGGATGCTGACAGCCCGGCGCCTGCCTGA
- the rpsG gene encoding 30S ribosomal protein S7, with the protein MRRKSADRRQVVADPIYHDELVSRFVNSVMKEGKKSIAQRIVYNAFRAIEERTSEPGIEVFRKAVNNAAPLVEVRSRRVGGATYQVPIEVRPERRTALAFRWIIQYARARNDKSMANRLANELMSAAKGEGGAIKKKDDTHRMAEANKAFAHFRF; encoded by the coding sequence ATGCGTAGAAAAAGTGCGGACAGAAGGCAGGTTGTTGCCGATCCGATTTATCACGACGAACTGGTTTCCCGTTTCGTGAACAGCGTTATGAAGGAAGGGAAGAAGAGTATTGCTCAGCGCATTGTGTATAACGCGTTTCGAGCAATCGAGGAGCGAACGAGCGAGCCCGGTATCGAGGTGTTTCGCAAAGCCGTGAACAACGCGGCTCCGCTCGTCGAGGTTCGTTCGAGACGGGTCGGCGGTGCAACGTATCAGGTCCCGATCGAGGTGCGTCCGGAGCGCCGCACCGCGCTGGCGTTTCGCTGGATCATCCAGTACGCCCGCGCTAGAAATGACAAAAGTATGGCCAATCGCCTGGCAAATGAGTTGATGAGCGCTGCCAAAGGTGAAGGCGGTGCCATCAAGAAGAAGGACGACACGCACCGCATGGCAGAGGCTAACAAAGCGTTCGCGCACTTCCGCTTCTAG
- a CDS encoding 30S ribosomal protein S12, translating to MPTIQQLVRKGRHPKVKTTKSPALSSCPQKRGVCTRVYTTTPKKPNSALRKVAKVRLTNGVEVIAYIPGEGHNLQEHSIVLVRGGRVKDLPGVKYHIVRGALDASGVEDRMQSRSKYGAKKPKV from the coding sequence GTGCCTACGATTCAACAATTAGTCCGAAAGGGTCGTCACCCGAAGGTGAAGACGACGAAGTCGCCGGCACTTAGCTCGTGTCCGCAAAAGCGCGGTGTTTGCACTCGCGTGTACACGACTACGCCGAAGAAGCCGAATTCGGCACTTCGGAAAGTGGCCAAGGTGCGCCTGACCAACGGAGTGGAGGTCATTGCCTACATCCCCGGTGAGGGTCATAATCTGCAGGAGCATTCCATCGTCCTCGTGCGTGGGGGCAGAGTCAAGGACCTGCCTGGTGTCAAGTACCACATCGTTCGTGGTGCCCTGGATGCATCCGGGGTCGAAGATCGGATGCAATCACGCTCCAAGTATGGCGCGAAGAAGCCGAAGGTCTAA